One genomic window of Pocillopora verrucosa isolate sample1 chromosome 8, ASM3666991v2, whole genome shotgun sequence includes the following:
- the LOC131776647 gene encoding beta-4C adrenergic receptor-like, translating into MNFSNFWDPDSALSTLSTPSQTMQTQNISGNNNLDCSFQLDLLFWVVNGIIGAAILLGNTFTCVVFLSRSHLRQNYMNIYLISLAVADILMGLLVVPGFAAFCSGCTYKWSEYCWLFGGARDIAFPATVLNLLAITYDRYLAVLRPLQYASTMTKRKVFSVLVAVWVTPLIVSSVRSIWQHSWESRAVKSAELVYNAILSTVFGFSPVPILLIVNLKIMRTIKSHGKRIHVDMIEVNPAIYSFYRNDFRQAARRLIKRQR; encoded by the exons ATGAATTTCTCGAATTTTTGGGATCCTGACTCGGCGCTGTCTACTTTGTCGACCCCGAGCCAGACGATGCAGACACAAAATATATCCGGAAATAATAATCTTGATTGCAGCTTCCAGCTTGACCTTCTTTTTTGGGTCGTGAACGGTATCATCGGAGCGGCCATCTTACTTGGAAATACTTTCACGTGTGTTGTATTCCTGTCCAGATCTCATTTAAGACAGAATTACATGAATATCTACCTCATAAGTTTGGCTGTCGCTGACATTTTAATGGGGCTTCTAGTCGTGCCTGGATTTGCTGCCTTTTGCAGCGGCTGCACTTACAAGTGGAGCGAATATTGTTGGTTATTTGGAGGTGCTAGAGATATCGCTTTTCCAGCGACAGTCCTAAACCTTTTGGCCATTACTTACGATAGATACTTGGCTGTTCTACGACCTCTGCAATACGCATCGACAATGACGAAACGCAAAGTCTTCTCCGTTCTTGTCGCCGTTTGGGTAACACCTCTTATTGTTTCGTCTGTAAGGAGCATTTGGCAGCATTCATGGGAATCACGAGCCGTTAAAAGTGCTGAGTTGGTTTATAATGCAATCCTTTCCACCGTGTTTGGGTTCTCGCCGGTTCCTATTTTGCTCATCGTTAACCTAAAGATTATGAGAACCATCAAGAGTCATGGAAAGCGAATCCATGTAGACATGATTGAGG TGAATCCTGCGATATATTCTTTCTATAGAAACGACTTCCGCCAAGCGGCCCGTCGGCTGATAAAAAGGCAGCGTTGA
- the LOC131776682 gene encoding chromatin remodeling regulator CECR2, translated as MFPASSCVVIVLSRPSVLADMEEIRNWWEVPSIAHFCSLFRAAFGLTDFEIEDLEDALVIDGSNEEGNNRFLADLHARLLRGLYGIKDITAENFEPYLSQVLKIRWEDDLGKKNPLADKEYSKLSTREKVEILHNLCDFRLDVEDVPELLKGLDADSLRVEPLGFDAEARTYWYFYGTRLYREQKPEQSDNKVNKKSKKKKKMEGKNKKKKGKVKRKKKAKGSSSDSEPESESSPSSDMPSSDYADDEDDDEEQEVDSEGKEDGEKKPRPSWTVVCSTEEEWQQLAESFKKSKNKDEKMLYETLSVDFVPEIGKMIEAKDKAMRKKLLMEMAPRRASDRIASKAQSREEEEIQEESERQRERERAAEERRKEEEEKQREKQQQAEKRQQERARRARMREERQWMMANGEFVPEELKSSLSNIEESKDSEEGTSTRISTRSKQSGEDIGLEDRDEDLYTGMYKVLDALKKHNNAWPFLEPVEESYAPQYYEIIEEPMDLSTIEQKLDDSKYTTLNDFNADMKLMFENCLDYNGPDSMYTKMANSLEAAFNRQLKKHFPEDDDNSDEDFEEELARKSKKDKRKKGEASSGTEMFGSSHPGEDRPFPQQMAPSGMQSMFQNHMLPNSMSNGGMMPSHHPSRMPFPGPPHFSPDGRPLYPPQFYQNAFNPAAFARFGMSQPGPQYNRFRFPPGNPMGQMGQPQPQSSHFPPQRMPSRMPFQYGMGATGGSMELPRRENDINSPSQTEQAKQLSPQQAVPVSTSGEPTPPSITGGTERGRQSQQQPHGGPPYYRPQTFNQGYLGYPRNGPMPYRAPAAGPYNQPMVPGREPWRLDRRTPEAPPQRVPSREGSFREEVMPNKPPELTKAQAPNFTGNNKQAENETDSEEAYSEQEERKDLQTNGREEPNVEGMQQTRSRVPPTLSISHILSGASREDQQPTEGAKMREGPAQGTPQGALAMHPSSSRQVIQSPENRDRVAPSNEHLKRVPGKGPYDGMGGRPNFDTSSGRGSFGVSPNEGLDRLGAQGDPLHLEMHDRAFRMNFNNKKNLGNAAESVIKKVPQNSAPEADVYKKMPLLTPIKEPPGNDVEDKRSRAKTLESVSENGHLEPGKTEAVPQRMPPANMNKDPPKGAETAAPFKSWPDFQPGSFLQELNDVGPPSSGGVDNKPAPERNHRLPFTSMLRGINPSQASPENRGQYLALEAANRERIRENMMAGNFLHSPEEKHERFNPTRVADMSSYAAMYGNKRPSDVLPPLQYRPNLSAMAHQRNIESAQMQQGGNSQFVDLNSMQYRYPSGLPSRESLTREQMYFLEQQQRRQHMASSMDAMMAGGQPERMIGFGGMLRQQQLFNAAYASHMRNGEFPGYPNEEIPSKMARFS; from the exons GGCCGAGAATTTCGAGCCATATTTGTCACAAGTATTGAAAATACGCTGGGAAGATGACCTAGGAAAGAAGAACCCTCTGGCGGATAAAGAATACAG CAAACTTTCAACAAGGGAAAAAGTTGAGATTCTACACAACCTTTGTGATTTTAGACTTGATGTCGAAGATGTTCCTGAGTTACTGAAG GGCTTAGATGCGGACAGCTTGCGAGTAGAACCACTGGGATTTGACGCCGAGGCCAGAACTTACTGGTACTTCTACGGCACTAGATTATATCGTGAACAAAAGCCTGAACAGTCtgataacaaagtaaacaagaagtctaagaaaaagaaaaagatggagggaaaaaataagaagaagaaagggaaagtgaagaggaagaagaaagcgAAAGGATCATCATCTGACTCAGAGCCAGAATCTGAATCAAG TCCAAGCAGTGATATGCCCAGTAGTGATTACgctgatgatgaagatgacgatgagGAGCAGGAGGTAGATTCAGAAGGAAAGGAAGATGGCGAAAAGAAGCCTCGACCTTCATGGACAGTTGTGTGTTCCACAGAGGAGGAATGGCAACAGCTGGCCGAGTCAtttaagaaaagtaaaaacaaagatGAGAAGATGCTTTATGAAACGCTCAGTGTCGACTTTGTTCCTGAGATTGGCAAAATGATCGAAGCAAAG GATAAAGCCATGAGGAAAAAGCTGCTTATGGAAATGGCACCTCGGCGGGCATCTGACCGAATAGCTTCAAAAGCACAGTCCAGAGAGGAGGAGGAAATACAGGAGGAAAGTGAGAGACAACGGGAACGAGAAAGGGCAGCTGAAGAGAGAAGGAAGGAGGAGGAAGAAAAGCAGCGTGAAAAGCAGCAGCAAGCTGAGAAAAGACAGCAAG AGAGAGCCAGAAGAGCACGTATGCGAGAAGAACGGCAATGGATGATGGCTAATGGTGAATTTGTTCCCGAAGAACTGAAATCAAGTTTGTCTAACATAGAAGAGAGCAAAGACAGTGAAGAAGGAACCAGTACACGAATTAGTACACGATCAAAACAGTCAGGAGAGGATATCGGCCTCGAAGACAGAGATGAAGACTTGTACACTGGAATGTATAAAG TTTTGGATGCTTtgaaaaaacacaataatgcATGGCCTTTCCTGGAGCCTGTGGAGGAATCTTATGCCCCTCAATACTACGAGATCATAGAG GAACCAATGGATCTGTCAACCATTGAACAAAAGCTTGATGACAGTAAATACACCACTTTGAATGAT TTCAATGCAGACATGAAGTTGATGTTTGAGAACTGTTTAGACTACAATGGCCCTGATAGTA TGTACACTAAGATGGCAAACAGCCTTGAGGCAGCTTTCAATCGTCAACTGAAGAAACATTTTCCTGAAGATGATGACAACAGTGATGAGGACTTTGAAGAAGAGCTTGCACGCAAAAGCAAAAAAGACAAGAGAAAGAAAGGAGAGGCAAGCTCAGGAACTGAGATGTTTGGCAGTTCTCATCCAGGAGAGGACCGCCCTTTCCCCCAACAGATGGCCCCATCTGGAATGCAGTCAATGTTTCAAAACCATATGTTGCCTAACAGCATGTCAAATGGAGGCATGATGCCATCGCATCACCCTTCCAGAATGCCCTTCCCTGGTCCCCCACATTTTTCCCCCGATGGGAGACCTCTCTATCCCCCACAGTTCTACCAAAATGCTTTTAACCCAGCTGCTTTTGCCAGATTTGGCATGTCGCAACCAGGTCCTCAGTACAACAGGTTTAGATTTCCTCCAGGGAATCCCATGGGACAGATGGGTCAGCCGCAGCCACAGTCATCACATTTTCCACCTCAGCGCATGCCTAGTAGGATGCCATTCCAATATGGGATGGGTGCTACAGGTGGAAGTATGGAGCTGCCTCGTAGGGAGAATGACATCAATAGTCCTAGTCAGACTGAACAAGCCAAGCAGCTGTCCCCACAGCAGGCAGTCCCTGTCTCGACTTCAG GTGAGCCCACTCCTCCTTCAATAACGGGTGGCACTGAGAGAGGCCGTCAATCTCAACAGCAGCCGCATGGAGGGCCACCTTACTACAGACCACAGACCTTCAATCAAGGTTACCTTGGCTATCCTCGAAATGGTCCTATGCCCTATAGAGCTCCAGCAGCTGGACCATACAATCAACCTATGGTACCTGGGAGGGAGCCTTGGCGCTTAGACAGACGCACTCCAGAGGCTCCCCCACAGAGGGTCCCCTCCAGAGAGGGCTCCTTTAGAGAAGAAG TCATGCCAAACAAGCCTCCTGAACTTACAAAGGCACAAGCACCAAATTTTACCGGTAACAACAAACAGGCCGAAAACGAAACCGATAGCGAGGAAGCTTATAGCGAACAAGAGGAACGGAAGGATCTCCAAACCAATGGTAGGGAAGAGCCAAACGTCGAAGGAATGCAGCAGACTAGAAGTCGAGTTCCTCCTACTCTGTCCATCAGTCATATCTTAAGCGGGGCCTCACGAGAGGATCAGCAGCCGACAGAAGGAGCCAAAATGCGAGAGGGACCCGCTCAGGGTACACCACAGGGTGCCCTGGCCATGCACCCCAGTTCTTCACGCCAAGTTATCCAGTCACCAGAGAACAGGGATCGTGTCGCGCCATCTAACGAGCATCTGAAGAGGGTGCCCGGAAAAGGGCCCTATGATGGAATGGGAGGGCGGCCAAATTTCGATACTTCCTCTGGGCGAGGGTCTTTCGGTGTTTCTCCAAACGAAGGGTTAGATAGATTAGGAGCACAAGGAGATCCTCTTCATCTGGAAATGCACGATCGTGCatttagaatgaattttaacaataaaaaaaatttaggtaaCGCTGCGGAGAGTGTAATAAAGAAAGTTCCTCAGAACAGCGCTCCCGAAGCGGATGTTTACAAGAAAATGCCATTGCTAACCCCGATAAAAGAACCACCCGGAAATGATGTAGAGGACAAACGTTCCCGAGCGAAAACATTGGAAAGTGTATCTGAAAATGGACATTTAGAACCTGGTAAAACGGAGGCTGTTCCTCAGCGGATGCCCCCTGCAAATATGAACAAAGATCCTCCCAAGGGGGCAGAGACTGCGGCGCCTTTCAAGAGTTGGCCTGACTTTCAACCGGGTAGTTTTCTTCAAGAACTTAACGATGTCGGCCCTCCATCTTCAGGGGGCGTAGACAACAAACCTGCGCCCGAACGAAATCATCGCCTCCCTTTCACTTCAATGCTGAGGGGAATAAACCCATCACAAGCCAGTCCGGAGAATCGCGGTCAGTACTTAGCCTTGGAGGCAGCAAATCGGGAGAGAATACGGGAAAATATGATGGCTGGTAATTTTCTGCACAGCCCAGAGGAGAAACACGAGAGATTTAATCCTACGCGTGTCGCGGACATGAGTTCGTATGCGGCCATGTACGGAAACAAGCGCCCGTCAGACGTTTTACCTCCGCTGCAGTACAGACCTAACTTATCTGCTATGGCGCATCAACGAAACATTGAATCTGCGCAAATGCAACAGGGTGGAAATTCTCAATTTGTGGACCTGAATTCCATGCAATATCGTTACCCGTCTGGACTACCCTCCAGGGAGTCTCTTACGAGAGAGCAGATGTACTTCTTAGAGCAGCAGCAACGTCGACAGCATATGGCATCTTCTATGGATGCCATGATGGCTGGGGGCCAGCCTGAGCGTATGATTGGATTCGGTGGTATGTTACGTCAACAACAACTGTTTAATGCGGCGTACGCAAGTCATATGAGGAACGGCGAGTTTCCAGGATATCCGAATGAAG AAATCCCCTCCAAGATGGCAAGATTCAGTTGA
- the LOC131776648 gene encoding D(1A) dopamine receptor-like yields MSQVSSNNSTMFSNHYPVHFPDFNPPTGELESNGDCSLELDFAFWIINGVFGVLILLGNSLTCATFLRFENLRRSYMNLLLLSLAICDAAMAVIVTPGYATFCTGCSYNLSKFCWFFEGGKDVCLLTSTFNLLAISYDRHLAIFQPLKYQVKMSRRKLRVILSVVWLTPLFLASLRNIWSHTRPENVVEKLNRTYSYILLIVFVILPIVIVSVINITILIAIKKQRQKVTVLNRTSCGVWWKKQTRMQYLHLRKGTLSCVLIVVIFVACWLPRTVYDAFYLFNHPELVTPILRKISVTFLLLQSSMNPLIYCFYRKEFRQAVKTLIKCA; encoded by the coding sequence ATGTCGCAAGTGTCATCAAATAATTCAACTATGTTTTCTAACCATTATCCGGTACATTTTCCAGACTTTAACCCACCCACAGGTGAACTCGAGTCTAATGGAGACTGTAGCCTAGAGCTTGACTTCGCTTTTTGGATCATAAATGGTGTATTCGGTGTTCTTATCCTGCTGGGAAATTCCCTCACTTGCGCAACGTTTTTACGGTTCGAAAACCTCAGGCGGAGCTACATGAATTTGCTTCTGCTGAGCTTGGCCATTTGCGACGCTGCAATGGCCGTGATAGTAACGCCTGGTTATGCCACCTTTTGCACTGGTTGCTCTTACAACTTGAgtaaattttgttggtttttcgaAGGTGGCAAAGATGTGTGCCTCCTCACGTCCACATTCAATTTACTTGCCATCTCATACGACAGACATCTGGCCATCTTTCAGCCACTCAAATACCAGGTCAAAATGTCGCGAAGAAAACTCCGTGTGATTTTATCGGTTGTGTGGCTCACTCCACTGTTTCTCGCCTCGCTCAGAAACATTTGGTCCCACACTCGGCCGGAGAACGTTGTAGAGAAGCTCAACAGAACTTATTCATACATCTTACTCATCGTCTTTGTCATACTTCCGATAGTAATCGTGTCCGTTATAAACATAACAATTTTGATCGCCatcaaaaaacaaagacaaaaggtAACAGTGCTCAACAGGACCAGTTGTGGAGTCTGGTGGAAAAAGCAAACTCGTATGCAGTATCTTCATTTACGAAAAGGAACTCTTTCTTGTGTTTTAATAGTTGTTATTTTCGTAGCCTGTTGGTTACCCAGAACAGTTTATGACGCTTTTTATCTCTTCAACCATCCAGAATTAGTAACTCCTATCCTCCGAAAAATTTCCGTGACTTTTCTTTTATTGCAATCATCCATGAATCCCCTAATATACTGTTTTTATCGAAAGGAGTTTCGACAAGCTGTCAAAACTTTAATTAAATGTGCGTAG